One Solanum lycopersicum chromosome 4, SLM_r2.1 DNA window includes the following coding sequences:
- the LOC138347985 gene encoding uncharacterized protein — translation MSISESGVTVQNWAELSLVVEVKEKQQSDPILLELKGAVNNHREEVFFQGGDGVLLYKGRLCVPDVGELRLNILAEAHNYRYIIHQQVKLEYQKVGGMTQDIDIPICKWDVINMDFITALTRTRRQHDSVWVTGDRMTKSSRFFEVKTTYSSEYYAKL, via the exons atgagcatatcagaaaGCGGTGTAACAGTTCAAAATTGGGCAGAAttgtctttggtagtggaggttaaggaaaagcaacaGAGTGATCCgatcttgcttgaactaaagGGTGCAGTCAACAATCATAGAGAGGAAGTTTTcttccaagggggagatggtgtacttctctacaaaggtagattgtgtgttcctgatgtgggagagttgaggctgaatattcttgcagaagctcaTAACTATAGGTATATTATTCatcag CAAGTCAAGTTAGAATATCAGAAAgtaggaggtatgactcaagatatAGATATTCCTATATgtaagtgggatgtgatcaatatggatttcatcacagcgTTAACTCGTACTCGCAGACAGCATGACTCAGTTTGGGTGACAggtgataggatgactaagtcttctcgctttttcgAAGTTAAGACTACATATTCCTCAGAgtactatgccaagctttag